The Deltaproteobacteria bacterium genomic interval ACAGTTTCAACTGCGGCTCATAAGAGTGGAGACCTGGCCGAACTGGTTTGCTCTAATTCACTAAAATCTCTAGCTCCTGATTCTGCCCCTGGACGACTCAAAGCTGAAATGATCGCTTTAGACTCGCTGATCATTAAGGCTGCCAAGTATGCGCAAGTGCCCGCTGGTCAAGCTCTCGCGGTGGATCGCGTGCGCTTTTCCCATTATATTGAGGAGCAGCTTCATACCCATTCTGGCTTTAATCGCAAATCTCAGGAGGTCACAGAGCTTCCATCCCCCGACGTCATGGCAGCCCGGGACGAGTGGTGGATAGTCGCCTCTGGACCGTTAACGAGCTCCCCATTAGCGAGTCAGCTGGAGGGTCTTTGCCCCGGACAGCGGCGGCTCTATTTCTACGACGCTATCGCTCCGGTTATCGCTGCCGATTCCATTGACATGGATCACGCGTTCAGAGCCAGTAGATACGACCGTGACAGCGAGGGTAGCGAGGGTGATTATCTCAACCTACCACTCAATAAAGAACAGTACGAAACCTTCATCAACGCTATTAGCAGCGCCGAGTACATGCCTTTGCATGAGTTTGAGGAGACCCGGTATTTCGAGTCATGTTTACCCATCGAAGTCATGGTCGAACGAGGTCCTCAAACGCTGAGATTTGGGCCCATGAAGCCAATGGGTCTGGTCGATCCAAAGACTGGTCATCGCCCTTGGGCCAATGTGCAGCTACGCCTTGAAAATGTAGAAGGCACCATGTACAGCATGGTGGGCTTCCAAACCAAAATGAAATGGCCCGAGCAAAAACGAGTCTTTTCGATGATTCCTGCTCTGAAAGAAGCCGAGTTTCTGCGTTTCGGTTCAGTACACCGCAATACTTATCTGAAGAGTCCCGAAGTACTTTTGCCAGACTTATCCTGCAGAACTTCTCCCAGGATATTCATTGCAGGCCAGATTACGGGTGTCGAGGGATACACCGAATCTGCCGCCATAGGCCTACTCGCCGGAAGGGCGTTGGTAGCAAAAATGACTGGAACTCAATTTACAATGCCCCCCAAGGACACCATCATTGGTGCCCTAGTACACTATGTAACGCACGGGGGGTTGGGCGAATTTCAGCCGATGAATGCAAACCTAGGTCTACTACCGCACCTAGACCGCCAGCGAGGGGAGAGCAAGGCCGCCAAAAAAGCACGGCAATGCCAAGCCGCAACCCATCGTTTTGAAAGCTATTTGAGTGGCCTTTAAAGACCCGCTCGCACCATTTTGGCGAAATCTTCTGGCTTTAACGAGGCTCCACCGACTAAGGCCCCGTCGATATCTTTTTGCGCCAACAGATCTTCGACATTTTGAGGGGTAGCACTACCGCCATAAAGTACGCGGACGTTACTACCAATACTTTGCCCGTAAATTGCTCGAAGTAGATGGCGAATTTCAGCATGCACCTCTTGAGCTTGCGCTGCAGTTGCTGATCGTCCAGTGCCAATCGCCCAGACCGGCTCATATGCCAAAACCAAGTCCTTTGGATCCTCGATACCATTCAGAGCAGCTTTTACTTGCCGACTGACGACCTCTTGAGTCAGCCCTGCTTCCCTCTGCTCTAAGGTCTCGCCAATGCATACGACAGGCATCACATCAGCTAAAAGTGCCGCCCGTGTTTTGCGTGCCACTGATTCATCGGTCTCAGCAAAATATTGACGTCTCTCGCTGTGCCCGATCAAAGTGGCCGTTACTCCAGCTTCCGTGATCATCGGCAGTGAAATCTCACCCGTGAAGGCTCCCGATGGCTCCCAATGAATATTTTGTGCGGCTATGCGCACACCACTGGGCTCCGCTAGTGGCACTGCCTGCGCCATTAAGGTAGGGGGAACGGCAAAAAGCACGTCAATACGATCGCTGATGCTATCGTCCCGGTGCCAACCCACAGACTCAAAAAACGTCGCGAAGAACCCAGCTAGCTCGCGGTTCAGCTTGTTCATCTTCCAATTGCCCGCGAGCATCTTGACGCGCTTCAAAGCGGTTTACCTCACTTGAGAAGGACCTTGATACCGGGCAATGTGCGTCCCTCGAGAAACTCAAGGGCAGCCCCACCACCGGTCGAAACATGTGAAATTTTACTGGCGACACCAGCTTGATTGACCGCAGATACACTGTCACCACCGCCAACGACGGTACGCCCTGGGCATGCTGCCACAGCACGAGCTACTTCCATGGTGCCCTGTGCAAAGGCCGTCCACTCAAAGACACCCATCGGGCCGTTCCAAAATACCGTCCGCGATTTACCAATCACTTTGCTGTAAGCATTAACGGTCTTTGGACCAATGTCTAACCCCATAAGGCCCTCTGGGATCGCCTGCTCCGCGACATCTTCGCGTGCAACATCCTCTTTGAACGAAGGCGCGCATCCGTGGTCCAGGGGTAAATGAATCTGTACGCGACGCGCTTCAGCATTGCGGAAAATGGTCTCGACCAGGTCCATGCGATCCGACTCAACGCGCGAGGCACCGACGTTGATGCCCTTGTACTTCAGGAACGTGTAGGCCATCGCCCCCCCAATGATCAAATGGTTACACCGATTGAGGAGGCTTAAAATGACGGCAATTTTGTCGGACACTTTCGCCCCCCCCATCACCACGGTGAAGGGAGTCTCGGGGTGGTTGAGAATTGAGTTTAACGCCTCAATCTCTTTTTCCATCAAAAAACCCGCGGCCCTGCGCTCGGGATCGAGCAGAGCAGCGACACCGACAGTCGAGGCATGGGCGCGATGCGCGGTACCAAAGGCGTCATTCACGTAAAGATCGACACCTTTGGCCAATAATCTGGAAAACTCAAGATCGTTTTTAGTTTCGCCTGCATTGAAACGCAAATTTTCAAGCAATACGAACTGCTGCGGATCGATTTGTCCAAGTACCTGGTCGTAAGGCTCTTTAGTATAGTCATTGACAAAAACAACTTCGCGCTGGAGCAGCTCAGCTAATCGAAGACCTACAGGCTCTAGTGAGTAGTTTAAATCGACCTCGCCATCAGGCCGGCCAAGGTGACTGGCAATTGCGACCTTGTGGGTGTGATCAAGGATATATTTGATAGTGGGTAGTGCTTCACGAATACGAGTATCATCTTTGATTACACCGTTCTTAACCGGTACATTAAGGTCAAGGCGAAGGAATACCTTCTTCCCTCTGAGATCTAGATCCTTAAGCGTCCGCAGGTGCATATGATTCCTCACGATATAAGTCGTAACAAAGCCGATAACGTTTGCAGCAATCGGTTCATAACATTAGACATTCAGTATCGCAATAGGAGGGGCTGAACGATGAGTATCTCACATCTCTTTATCATCGACCCGCTAGAGTCTCTCAATGTGGCGTTAGATTCCTCGCTCCGCATGATGCATGAACTAGCCAAGTTAGGACATCAGGTCTTCTGCTGCACGGTGAACCAGCTAAGCTGGTCCTCGACCCAGGCAAGTGGAGATGCTCATTGTGGCCAGATTAAATTCAAAAATGGCCCCACCAATTATAGTCTCCAACACCAGGTTTTACGCAGTTTGAAGAGTTTCTCCGGTATTCACATGCGCAAGGACCCTCCCTTCGACATGGACTACGTGACTGCCACCTGGCTCTTGGACTCGGCCACTGGAACTGCCAGAATCTACAATGCCCCACACGCATTGCGTCAATTTAACGAAAAGCTCACGATTCTTAAGTTTCCTCGAGACTGCCATCAATCTCTTGTAAGTAGCGATCCGGAGGCCCTTTATCGCTTTGCCCACGACCAAGCTAGTGGTGATGCAGTTTTAAAGCCGCTCACACTTTTTGGGGGTAGAGGGGTGGAACGAATACAGTTTAACGACGGGGATGAGCCCGTCCGCAGGTTACTTAAAGAAGCAACTGCCGATGGCACCACCCCTAGACTTATACAGCCGTTTGACCCAGCGGTGTTCATCGGTGAAGTGCGTGCGTTTTCGGCATTCGGTGAGCCCATTGCCTGGTGCCTAAAACGTCCCGCACCTGGGAATTTCTTAGCCAATACTCGGGCTGGAGCCACGCTTGAACACTACAAGCCGAGTCACGTTGAAGTTGAGCGTGTCACGCGTATTGCTAGGACCCTCCTGAAGGATGGCGTGGCGTTCATTGGTTTCGATTTGATCGGTGGCCACGTCTCCGAAATTAACCTGACAAGTCCACGTCTCTTGCAGTCGCCGGATGACCACGCTAACCATTACGAGCAGATCGCAGCCCTGATATCCACCGACCTCTCCAGGCGTCACTGATTATCTGAATCCAAGCAGTTGACCGTAAGCCGGGATCATATTAAGCTTTTTTAGAAGTATCATGAAAGCCGTTAACCCTAAGCTATACGAGATGTCAATGAAGAGAACATCGTTTCCATTAACCTTGGTGGCGGCAACTTGTGTGGTTCTAGCAGGTTGCGAACAGTGCTCAAAAAAGGACGATTCTAAGCCCGCTGAAGTTGCAGCTACGGCAGCCGATCCGAACGCTGCTGCTGGTCTGACTGCTCCGGCACCAACTGACCCAAATGCTCAGGCCGCGGCCCCAGCGGATGCTGCCGCAGCGGCACCTACCGATGCAACTGCTGCGGCACCTGCCGAAGCGGCGGCTCCTGCAGCTGAGCCAGCCAAAGCTGCGGAAGATCCAACAGGTGGCAACCTGAAGATCACCGACATCAAATCAGGTAACGGCGCTGTTGCTGCTGAAGGCAAGAAGGTTTCGGTTAATTACACCGGCACCCTCCTGAACGGCACCAAATTCGATAGCAACAAGGATCGCGGGACCCCGTTTAGCTTCGTACTCGGTTCCGGTATGGTGATTGCTGGATGGGACCAAGGTCTTAAGGGCATGAAAGAAGGCGGCGTCCGCAAGCTTGTCATTCCGCCGAACCTAGCCTACGGTAACCGTTCAGTCGGTGGAGTTATCCCACCCAACTCAACGCTTGTGTTCGAAATCGAACTGTTGAAAGTTGAGTGATCGAAGACGTTCTAACCAACACCACGTTTGGCCCGGTTCGTCCGGGCCAAACTTTTTTTAGGGATCTGCGTGAGTCATGAGTAAAACGGTCAATAAATGGGGTATCCCAAATCTATCTGGCAAAGAAGTTCGCCAATCGTTCATCGACTTCTTTCGCGAGCGGGGCCACACCTTTGTAGCATCGTCACCTGTGGTACCTCACGACGACCCGACTCTACTATTCATCAACTCTGGGATGAACCAGTTTAAATCGATATTTCTCGGCGATAACCGGCTCGGGTTAAAGCGGGCCGTAAATTCGCAAAAATGCCTACGGGTTTCTGGCAAGCACAATGACCTTGATGAGGTGGGGCGCGACACCTACCACCACACTTTTTTTGAAATGCTAGGCAATTGGTCGTTTGGAGACTATTACAAAAAAGAAGCTATTCGTTGGTCCTGGGAGCTCCTTACCCAAGTATGGGGTTTACCCAAAGACCGACTTTTTGCCACGATTTACAAAGACGACGACGAGGCGGAAGCAATTTGGAAGAGCGAAACTGATATCGACCATACGCGCATTCTGAGGTTCGGGGAGAAATCCAATTTCTGGGAGATGGGTGATGTGGGCCCATGTGGACCATGCACCGAGATCCATTTTGATATGGGTGATTTGGAGACCCAGGCTGCCACGTTTGCCGATCCCGTAAATGGAGTAAACGGAGCAAACGCTCGCTATATCGAAATCTGGAACAATGTTTTCATGCAATACGAGCGTCTTCAGAATGGTGATCTCAAACCGCTAGTAGCTAAGCACGTAGACACCGGAATGGGATTTGAGCGTGTGCTTTCGATCATTCAAGGCACGGGATCAAACTACGAAACTGACGTCTTCCGTCCACTTATTGACCGCATTGCAGAGACCACGGGCATACCATATGACCAAGGTCCTCAGGGCACGCCTCACCGGGTGATTGCCGATCATTTGCGTGCTCTGGCATTTGCTATTGCCGATGGTGCCACCCCCGGCAATGAGGGACGCGGCTATGTGCTGCGACGTATTCTGCGTCGCGCAAGCCGTTTCAGTCAGGAACTAAATCAAAAGGATCCCTTTATCTACAGAATGCTGCCAACGCTCGTAAACATTATGGGTGACGCGTTCCCTGAGTTAAAACAGAGACAAGACTACATCGCACAGGTCATTCACGCTGAGGAAGAGCGCTTTATGCGCACTCTACGTGACGGTCTTGCTCGGTTCTCGAAAATCGCGATTGATACCAAACAAAACAATAAAACGGTTATCAGCGGCTATGATGCCTTTGTGCTGTATGACACCTATGGATTTCCCGTCGATCTAACCGGTGTTCTTGCCGAGGAGCAGGGCCTTACTATCGACCATCGAGGGTTTGCCTCCGCTATGGAAGAACAGAGAGAAAGAGCGCGCAGCGCAGCGAAGTTTGATGCCAGCCTCGCTTCAGATGAGGGTTGGACTATCATTTCACCTCAAAAAGAGACTCGATTCGTCGGCTATCACGAGCTGACTTGTGAGTCTCGAGTTACAAGATTTTGCGAAGTCGGAGACGAGGTATTGATTTGTCTAGACCGGTCTCCATTCTATGCGGAATCTGGGGGACAGGTTGGTGACACTGGTTGGCTGCGCACGGATGAGGTTGAGCTTAAGGTTGTAAATACCTTCAAAGTGCTCGAGATGCATGTCCACAAGTGTGTACTCATTCATGGGCTACTCGGCCCGGAAAAGTTGCGGCATTTACGTGCCCAGGTCGATGTGGAAGCACGCGCAGCAACGGTGCGCAATCACTCGGCGACACATCTTTTGCATGCAGCCTTACACCAGGTTCTCGGAGAGCATGTTCAACAACAGGGGTCGCGTGTGGCGCCAGAGTCACTTCGCTTCGACTTTACGCAACCCAGAGGGCTCACTGACGCAGAGCTAGCCAAGGTTGAGTTCTTGGTAAATCGCGAAATTATGGCGAATCGCTCCGTGCTTGTAGCTGAAAAATCACTCGAAGAGGCTAAGCGAGAGGGAGCTGTAGCGCTGTTCGGTGAAAAATACGGCGATCGCGTGCGGACCATCAAGATGGGGGAATTTAGTCACGAACTCTGCGGTGGTACCCACGCGGAAGCCACTGGCCAGATCGGCTCATTCCGGATCACAGCGGAAAGTTCGATAGCCGCTGGGATCAGGCGCATTGAGGCTATCACAGGGTTTACTGTCGTCGAGCAAGCTCGCAAGGAGAGCTATACTCTACTCCATCTTGCTCAGACACTTAAAACTAAGCCAGAAGATCTTGAGCTAAAAATCCAGGAGATGAACGAAAAACTTCGCTCCTACGATAAGGAATTGAAATCAATCCGCCTTGAACAGGTAAACCAGCGGGTTGATCAAATGCTCCGCGATGACCTAACCACAATAGGTAAAGGTCAAATGGTTCTTAAAAAACTTGATGCTTCGACCTTCATAAAGGAAACCCATCAAGCCGTATTAGACAGCCTGGCAGCAAAGTTAGGCAATGGGGTTGCCGTCCTCACTCATGTCGAGGATGGGACATTGTCTATTCTTGTTGCGGTTGGCACAGAGGCTCGCAACAAAATAAAGGCTGGGGATTTAATCAAAGACCTCTGCAAAGTCGCTGACGGCCGTGGTGGTGGCAGACCGGACAAAGCACAGGCGGGATCGAAATCCCTGGAGAAAGAGCCCACGGTCCTGAACACTGCGCGAGAGTTACTGGCAAAATCATTCGTCTGAAATTTTGACGAATGCTTCGATTTTTGAATAGGTTGCATCGACATCACAAGCTGATCCGGAGCAACCGTAAATCTTGTGCATGCGTCGGATGTCATCATGAGAGATCATGCGCTGTGTAATGCCTTGGCCAATATACAAGGATGCAACCATGATGGATTCGGGGTCTACCTTACTATCCACATGATTGAGACCGAGAAAATGGCCAAGTTCATGTGTGGTGACCGTCTGCAGGTCAACTACTTCCCGGCCATCTTCAGGCCATAGCACCATGCTATCTCCGAACAAATAATCGTTGTTGTTGTAGCGCATGTCAGCAGTCATTATCTTGTCGAGATCGTTCGGATCGTTGTCCCAAATGGTCGTTGCCAGGACTATCGGGTCCTTGCCAGTCTTCGTCCAATCGTTATCCAGGTACAGCCCGTTCACGTGATCGTCTAAGGAGCTATATAGATCTTTAAAGTAATCGCCTGTGACACTGGCCTGGACGCCATCAAAGGAAAATATTTTTTTACCTACAGTCATCTCCCAGGTCTGCATGGCCTTCTGAATCATCTCCACTTGAGACTTTGCCATGCGCGGATCGAGTCGGTAATGTACCGGCTTCTCCACCCACCCACCCGGTGCGTGTATCGCGTACCACTTTGCATTCGGGTCCTTATCAACCCGACCGTCGGCACCCAGCTGTTCCGTATTTTGCACAGTCGAGCGTGATGTTGGACGAGGCCCACTGTCACCATCCAGCCTGACTTTATAAAACTGAGAGCCGCACGCCACAAACGTAAGAAATATTCCCGTCGTTACGGCAATTAACGCTGTGTAATGGGCTGTATCCTTAGCCATTGATGGTTGCGGACCTCCCTCATTTATCCAAGTCGATATCGTCAAAGCCGTTGCCGATCTTGAGAGATTTCGCCAAAGATAAATATAACCTATTGTTTTTATATGGTTACGACTGAATTCTGTGGGGCAATAACCAACCAACGCGCAGACATAAGATTCGGGTCCTCATGATTGCTCGCCGTCGTGGCCTTGGGCTATAAGGCTAAGGTCGATAAACTTTTCCGAATTCTGAGGACCTCACGATGACCGAGACCCTTGCCGCAGCCTATGATCCAAATCAGTACGAGGAGAAGCTTTACGACTTCTGGATGCAGCATAAACTATTTCGGGCCGTCAGAGACCCTTCGCGCAAGCCATATACCATCCTGATGCCGCCGCCTAATGTCACCAGCCAACTCCACATGGGCCATGGCACGGGCTACTCGATGCAGGACATTTTAGTCCGTTGGAAACGGATGTCCGGCTACAATGCGCTTTGGCTGCCTGGCACTGATCACGCTGGTATTGCAACTCAGATGATGGTTGAGAAGTCCCTCGAAGCGGAGGGTAAAACACGCCAAGAGCTTGGCCGTGAAGCCTTTACTGAACGCCTTCAAGAGTGGAAAGATAAATATGGTGGGCTGATCCTCAAACAGTTTCGCAGCATGGGATTCTCCTGTGATTGGGATCGACTTGCCTACACCATGGATCCCCAGCTTTCATCGGCTGTCAGACGCATTTTCGTGGATCTCTATAACGATGGTTTGATCTACCGCGGTGAACGACTAGTGAATTGGGATCCGGTACTGAAAACAGCCGTATCTGATGACGAGCTAGATAATCAGGAGATTCAGGGACATCTGTGGCATCTCGTTTATCCGATAGACGGTTCAGATGAGTCCATCACTGTAGCAACGACACGGCCAGAGACCATGTTTGGTGACACCGCCGTAGCAGTAAATCCCACGGATGAACGGTACACGCATCTGATAGGCAAAATTGTGCGGCTACCACTTGTGGACCGACTTATTCCCGTGGTTGCCGACTCCTATGTTAAAAGTGAATTCGGTACCGGTGCCGTTAAGATCACGCCGGCTCATGACCCCAATGACTTCGAGCTTGGGAAAAGGCACGACTTGCCTCGCATCAATGTCATGACCGATGCAGCGACTATGAACGATCAGGTGCCAGAGCGCTTTCGAGGCCTTGCGCGGTTTGCTGCGAGAAAAGAGGTTGTTCGTGCCTTCAAGGAACTTGGCCTTCTCGCAAAAGAGGAGCCCTACAAGACTACTGTCCCAATTTCCGAACGCAGCAAGGAAATCATCGAACCAAGGCTATCCAAGCAATGGTACGTCGCAATGCGCAAGTTGGCGGAGCCAGCAATCGCTGCTGCCAAAGATGGTAAACTTCGCTTCCATCCTGATTTGTGGAAAAAAACCTATCTTCACTGGCTTGAGAATATCCAGGATTGGTGTATTTCAAGGCAGCTCTGGTGGGGGCACAGGATCCCAATTTGGTACTGTCGCGCCTGCCAAGGCACAAGCACCGGCATGACCGACCCTACTGCATGTAGCCACTGTGGTAGCAAGGATCTGCGTCAGGACGAGGATGTCCTCGATACGTGGTTCTCGAGTTGGCTATGGCCAATTTCACCGTTTGGCTGGCCGGATAAAAGTGAAGACCTAGATTACTTCTATCCCACCGATGTACTCGTGACTGCTCCGGAGATCATTTTCCTCTGGGTTGCGAGGATGGTCATGGTTGGGCTCAAAACGCGGGGCGAAGTCCCATTTCGCGACGTATTCTTGACGCCCACAGTCTGCGACAAGCAAGGGCGTAAATTTTCCAAAACACTCGGCAACGGTATCGATCCGCTGCAGGTAATCGCTAAATACGGCACCGATGCAGTTCGTTTCACTGCAGTGCAGCTGGCACCTATCGGTGGGCGTACCCGAATGTCCCCCGAGGATTTTGAGGCTGGCGGCCGTTTCATCAACAAGCTGTGGAATGCCTCACGATTCTTGCTAGGCTACATCAAGCCTGGAGAAAAAATCGCTCCGCTTGACCCGAAGTCCGTAGGCCTCTCGGGCCAATGGCTGCTAAATGAATTGGCCGAAGCGGCTGATCGTATTGACAAGGCTCTAAACTCTTACCGCATAAACGACGCCGCAGATCACGTGTACCATCTCATTTGGGGTAGCTTCTGCGATTGGGGTCTAGAGACTGCCAAGAGTGCTCTTGCCGGTGCAGACGAAAAAACTAAATCATCGACCATTTCGCTGTTGGTTTACGTACTTGACGGTATTTTGAGGCTAGCAAGCCCGATCATGCCTTTCGTTACCGAAGAAATTTGGCAAAAGCTGCCTAACCATCCGGATTGGGATCGTCCGGTTAGTCTGACAGTTGCCCAATTTCCTCATCCATCTAAGCTGAGGCATTTTTCAGAGGCTGCAGGACAATGGGCTCTAGTCCAATCGCTCGTTAGCGAAATACGTTCGGTCCGTTCACAATCTGGCATCGCTCCCAAACTTCCACTGAAAGCGTTCGTCAGGACGTCAAGCGACCTTGCTGGACTTTTTGAGGGTGCTTCTACCGATATCTGCCGCTTAGCAAGTTTAGGCGAATTAAGTTCCGGGCCCGAGGTTACACGGCCTGGAAAAAGTTTGGCTGCCGTGGGGCGCGGG includes:
- a CDS encoding phosphoglycerate kinase yields the protein MHLRTLKDLDLRGKKVFLRLDLNVPVKNGVIKDDTRIREALPTIKYILDHTHKVAIASHLGRPDGEVDLNYSLEPVGLRLAELLQREVVFVNDYTKEPYDQVLGQIDPQQFVLLENLRFNAGETKNDLEFSRLLAKGVDLYVNDAFGTAHRAHASTVGVAALLDPERRAAGFLMEKEIEALNSILNHPETPFTVVMGGAKVSDKIAVILSLLNRCNHLIIGGAMAYTFLKYKGINVGASRVESDRMDLVETIFRNAEARRVQIHLPLDHGCAPSFKEDVAREDVAEQAIPEGLMGLDIGPKTVNAYSKVIGKSRTVFWNGPMGVFEWTAFAQGTMEVARAVAACPGRTVVGGGDSVSAVNQAGVASKISHVSTGGGAALEFLEGRTLPGIKVLLK
- a CDS encoding FKBP-type peptidyl-prolyl cis-trans isomerase codes for the protein MKRTSFPLTLVAATCVVLAGCEQCSKKDDSKPAEVAATAADPNAAAGLTAPAPTDPNAQAAAPADAAAAAPTDATAAAPAEAAAPAAEPAKAAEDPTGGNLKITDIKSGNGAVAAEGKKVSVNYTGTLLNGTKFDSNKDRGTPFSFVLGSGMVIAGWDQGLKGMKEGGVRKLVIPPNLAYGNRSVGGVIPPNSTLVFEIELLKVE
- the alaS gene encoding alanine--tRNA ligase, producing MSKTVNKWGIPNLSGKEVRQSFIDFFRERGHTFVASSPVVPHDDPTLLFINSGMNQFKSIFLGDNRLGLKRAVNSQKCLRVSGKHNDLDEVGRDTYHHTFFEMLGNWSFGDYYKKEAIRWSWELLTQVWGLPKDRLFATIYKDDDEAEAIWKSETDIDHTRILRFGEKSNFWEMGDVGPCGPCTEIHFDMGDLETQAATFADPVNGVNGANARYIEIWNNVFMQYERLQNGDLKPLVAKHVDTGMGFERVLSIIQGTGSNYETDVFRPLIDRIAETTGIPYDQGPQGTPHRVIADHLRALAFAIADGATPGNEGRGYVLRRILRRASRFSQELNQKDPFIYRMLPTLVNIMGDAFPELKQRQDYIAQVIHAEEERFMRTLRDGLARFSKIAIDTKQNNKTVISGYDAFVLYDTYGFPVDLTGVLAEEQGLTIDHRGFASAMEEQRERARSAAKFDASLASDEGWTIISPQKETRFVGYHELTCESRVTRFCEVGDEVLICLDRSPFYAESGGQVGDTGWLRTDEVELKVVNTFKVLEMHVHKCVLIHGLLGPEKLRHLRAQVDVEARAATVRNHSATHLLHAALHQVLGEHVQQQGSRVAPESLRFDFTQPRGLTDAELAKVEFLVNREIMANRSVLVAEKSLEEAKREGAVALFGEKYGDRVRTIKMGEFSHELCGGTHAEATGQIGSFRITAESSIAAGIRRIEAITGFTVVEQARKESYTLLHLAQTLKTKPEDLELKIQEMNEKLRSYDKELKSIRLEQVNQRVDQMLRDDLTTIGKGQMVLKKLDASTFIKETHQAVLDSLAAKLGNGVAVLTHVEDGTLSILVAVGTEARNKIKAGDLIKDLCKVADGRGGGRPDKAQAGSKSLEKEPTVLNTARELLAKSFV
- a CDS encoding triose-phosphate isomerase gives rise to the protein MLAGNWKMNKLNRELAGFFATFFESVGWHRDDSISDRIDVLFAVPPTLMAQAVPLAEPSGVRIAAQNIHWEPSGAFTGEISLPMITEAGVTATLIGHSERRQYFAETDESVARKTRAALLADVMPVVCIGETLEQREAGLTQEVVSRQVKAALNGIEDPKDLVLAYEPVWAIGTGRSATAAQAQEVHAEIRHLLRAIYGQSIGSNVRVLYGGSATPQNVEDLLAQKDIDGALVGGASLKPEDFAKMVRAGL
- a CDS encoding methylenetetrahydrofolate--tRNA-(uracil(54)-C(5))-methyltransferase (FADH(2)-oxidizing) TrmFO, producing MRVAAGLETMKIHIVGGGLAGTEAAWQILKAGYSVTLHEMRPTVSTAAHKSGDLAELVCSNSLKSLAPDSAPGRLKAEMIALDSLIIKAAKYAQVPAGQALAVDRVRFSHYIEEQLHTHSGFNRKSQEVTELPSPDVMAARDEWWIVASGPLTSSPLASQLEGLCPGQRRLYFYDAIAPVIAADSIDMDHAFRASRYDRDSEGSEGDYLNLPLNKEQYETFINAISSAEYMPLHEFEETRYFESCLPIEVMVERGPQTLRFGPMKPMGLVDPKTGHRPWANVQLRLENVEGTMYSMVGFQTKMKWPEQKRVFSMIPALKEAEFLRFGSVHRNTYLKSPEVLLPDLSCRTSPRIFIAGQITGVEGYTESAAIGLLAGRALVAKMTGTQFTMPPKDTIIGALVHYVTHGGLGEFQPMNANLGLLPHLDRQRGESKAAKKARQCQAATHRFESYLSGL
- a CDS encoding matrixin family metalloprotease, producing MAKDTAHYTALIAVTTGIFLTFVACGSQFYKVRLDGDSGPRPTSRSTVQNTEQLGADGRVDKDPNAKWYAIHAPGGWVEKPVHYRLDPRMAKSQVEMIQKAMQTWEMTVGKKIFSFDGVQASVTGDYFKDLYSSLDDHVNGLYLDNDWTKTGKDPIVLATTIWDNDPNDLDKIMTADMRYNNNDYLFGDSMVLWPEDGREVVDLQTVTTHELGHFLGLNHVDSKVDPESIMVASLYIGQGITQRMISHDDIRRMHKIYGCSGSACDVDATYSKIEAFVKISDE
- a CDS encoding valine--tRNA ligase; translated protein: MTETLAAAYDPNQYEEKLYDFWMQHKLFRAVRDPSRKPYTILMPPPNVTSQLHMGHGTGYSMQDILVRWKRMSGYNALWLPGTDHAGIATQMMVEKSLEAEGKTRQELGREAFTERLQEWKDKYGGLILKQFRSMGFSCDWDRLAYTMDPQLSSAVRRIFVDLYNDGLIYRGERLVNWDPVLKTAVSDDELDNQEIQGHLWHLVYPIDGSDESITVATTRPETMFGDTAVAVNPTDERYTHLIGKIVRLPLVDRLIPVVADSYVKSEFGTGAVKITPAHDPNDFELGKRHDLPRINVMTDAATMNDQVPERFRGLARFAARKEVVRAFKELGLLAKEEPYKTTVPISERSKEIIEPRLSKQWYVAMRKLAEPAIAAAKDGKLRFHPDLWKKTYLHWLENIQDWCISRQLWWGHRIPIWYCRACQGTSTGMTDPTACSHCGSKDLRQDEDVLDTWFSSWLWPISPFGWPDKSEDLDYFYPTDVLVTAPEIIFLWVARMVMVGLKTRGEVPFRDVFLTPTVCDKQGRKFSKTLGNGIDPLQVIAKYGTDAVRFTAVQLAPIGGRTRMSPEDFEAGGRFINKLWNASRFLLGYIKPGEKIAPLDPKSVGLSGQWLLNELAEAADRIDKALNSYRINDAADHVYHLIWGSFCDWGLETAKSALAGADEKTKSSTISLLVYVLDGILRLASPIMPFVTEEIWQKLPNHPDWDRPVSLTVAQFPHPSKLRHFSEAAGQWALVQSLVSEIRSVRSQSGIAPKLPLKAFVRTSSDLAGLFEGASTDICRLASLGELSSGPEVTRPGKSLAAVGRGFEAFIPADGIIDIAKEQARLKTEVTRISKILAGIEAKLANPNFTDRAPTEVLEQTKAQRDNMRFQLESLQKNLETLA